One Exiguobacterium sp. BMC-KP genomic window, CCCATTGTTCATTAAGAGACGCTCTGCGACGACATCATATTGCTCAGACACCCATGTATAGAGTTCTTCTAGCTTCACATGAAGCGTTAAGAAGTCTGGTCCTTTAATATACCAGTGATAATTGTGGAGTTTAACGAACAGCACCCCATAGTTTGCCACCTGTTGATTCAAAGCTGTTTTTGCGTGATTACTGATCATCTGATATTCCCCTCTCCTGATTTCAAATGACGTTCTATTTCATCTTTATCCTTAAATAACAAAGGATAAACATCATTTTCAGGAAGAGTGCTTCATCGAGGACGTTTTAGACCTTTCAACATGTAGCCACCTTTGAAATCGACAGAATCGAATGCGACGAGGAATGCTTTTGGTTCATATTCCTCGACGAGATTACGAAGCACTTTCATGCGTGTTCGGGCTGCAAGAACATCTAATCGATAGCGGACACCATCGCGCCCTTGCCCTTGGTAATGCGTCACACCGAATCCATTATCCCGAATGAGTTGAATCAGTTCTGCTGGAAATTCTTGCGTATGCACTTGAATCATATTGTAACCGATGGCGAGTTTTCGTTCGACATAACCACCGACGAGTATCCCAAGACCAAATCCCAACGCATAGACGACCATGCCAAGCGTCGTCAAATCTTGAAAGACAATCCCTAGTGCAAAAATGTAAATCAATGTTTC contains:
- a CDS encoding DUF2179 domain-containing protein — protein: MGQILLILLLQLIYVPVLTLRTIMLVKGRTVIAGLFGTVETLIYIFALGIVFQDLTTLGMVVYALGFGLGILVGGYVERKLAIGYNMIQVHTQEFPAELIQLIRDNGFGVTHYQGQGRDGVRYRLDVLAARTRMKVLRNLVEEYEPKAFLVAFDSVDFKGGYMLKGLKRPR